Part of the Syngnathus typhle isolate RoL2023-S1 ecotype Sweden linkage group LG17, RoL_Styp_1.0, whole genome shotgun sequence genome is shown below.
TGCCCCCAAACCAGTCGTCGGCTTCTGCGGAAGGTTCCGGACCGATGGTGTCGGGGTACAGGTCCTCCTGGAACAGGTCCGACTACGCGGGAGGAAGAAAATTATATCAAGCCATCATGATAGCAATACCTAGAGTAGACCCACCCAATGATACAACACACGATAATATTTTATGTTCACCTTTCTAGGTACTGTCATGACAATGGGCTCGCATTTCCTCTCGTGGAGTTTGTAGAACCTGCCGGCGGCAAAGAGTGATGTTGGGAGAAGATTTCCTGGATTGTGATGCTAACATGTTAAAATGAGGCTACCTGGCAATCTCACACTTGTTGACCTCCAGGCCCCTTTTGGGCATGTAGCCCATGCCCTTCTGGCTCTCCTTGCTACTGTACATGGACAGGTAGTGCACATAGGGCGCCTCCTCCGTCACCTCAAAGTAGCGGATGCTGCTGTCGCCCTGCAGGTGTTGTGGTGCAAGTCAAATTTTTCATTATGAGCCAACTTCACAAAAATTCAGCTGTTGTTGCTTTCGTGCCCAGGCTGAAGCAttactttggcgccatcttgtggcatcacgGTGCCAAGGAACTAAATTAATCTTAGTTGGGGACTGGCATTTAGACAAATGCACCTTATAAAATGTTCACAAATTCTTCACAAAAATAGGGTTCTTTTATTTGGAGGGGGGGCTGTAACGTAGATTAGAAAAAATTGACCCAACTGGGTTCCGAGCCCAGGCACGGAGCAAAGACAATTTTTAAACATGTCCAACTGTAGAGGGTGGGATTGTGACCTTGCCGCAGAGGTAGACCACGCCGGTGTCCGGATCATAAAAGGGCAGGAGGACGCCGCTGCTGGTATCCAGTTCCTGTAGGGTCAGTGGTGAGCCAAAGTCCTCCTGAAATAAGAACTTGAGGGATTAAAAACAGCCAGAGACCTACTCTACATATTTTTATACTGTACTCAAGAATATCgtattttgctttaaaaaaaaaaatacattagaaTATTTTTAGGTAGTTTTTAGCGTGGGATCGAACCAGCTAATTGTGATTCCATTTATTTTAGTGGGAAAAGTTGGAATGACTTCACTCAGACGTCAAGGCACCACTGAATTAATAAGAGCGGCAAGTCTGACGACGCCTTTAAAAGGAGGTCCATATGGACTCACCGGGTCCCACAGTGCCACCTGCCTCTCGCTCATGCGACTGAAGCCGGTTGTGAGGATCCTCCTGTCTGACACCCACACAGCCCGGACTGGCCTGGAGCCCTCATGAGGTTTCTCCTTCTCCTGTGAAAAAGGAACAGTCGGACCTCGGTGGAGGCGGTCGTGTTGGCAACGGCGAGCGAACGTACGATGAGGACGGTGCCCTTGCGAGGGTCCAGAATCCGCAACATCTTGTCCTTGCAGGAGGTCAGGATCTTGGAGCCGTCGCGGTTCCAGCAGGCGCTGTAGATCAGGTCCGAGTGAACGTCATCAATCCTGATGGCCGCCTGGCCGCGGGCAACGTTCCACAGGATCACCACGTTGTCGCAGCCTGATCGAGTAGCAGGAGAGCTTGGCGTTATTCCCTAATAGGGCAGTGCCCCTCTACTTTCAGCAGACGAGGGCTGTTTTTCTtacttgatgattttttttgggcTCCGGGTCTTTATCATCTATGACTGGGTAACTGGCAGCCCGTGGGTTCTTGTTCATTGTATTTTTGTGGTGGATTTAAAGCTTTTACACAAGCACTTGATCAAGCCCTTAAAGGACTCCAGTATATCCGTGCTTGTGCTCACCTGCACTCATGAGGACATTGTGGGCGGTGGGATGCCAGCTGAGGATGCCCACGCGCTTGGAGTGGCCCTCCAGCTTCACTACCGGCTGCGTGAGCGGCAAGCTCAGCCCAGAGTCCGGGATCTCCCAAATCTGCCCAACAAGACGACAAGAAGCTCAAAGGAGATTTTTTGGTGTGAGCAGATGGAGATTTGCTGTCATGGGTGGAGGACAACCACAAACCACCACTGCCGGACTCACCATGACGCTGCAGTCCTCAGAGCTGCTGGCGATGATGTTGTCATTGTGGGGGCAAAACTCGATGTCCAGCACGGGACCCGTGTGGCCGCATACTGTTGGGTACGACATGTCGATGCGGCCAGTCTGCACACACGCAAGATGGTTAGAGGAGCCCGCACATTGTTTTTTGCTTGATAGCACCTTCAAGAAGGATTAGCAAATTCTGCCCCTCAAGCCAGTTCCACTTTGAAATATGAACCAAATATATCTGGGCCATAAGaa
Proteins encoded:
- the coro1a gene encoding coronin-1A, which encodes MSRQVVRSSKFRHVFGQAAKADRCYDDIRISQMTWDSNFCTVNPKFVAMIVDASGGGSFMVLPLSKTGRIDMSYPTVCGHTGPVLDIEFCPHNDNIIASSSEDCSVMIWEIPDSGLSLPLTQPVVKLEGHSKRVGILSWHPTAHNVLMSAGCDNVVILWNVARGQAAIRIDDVHSDLIYSACWNRDGSKILTSCKDKMLRILDPRKGTVLIEKEKPHEGSRPVRAVWVSDRRILTTGFSRMSERQVALWDPEDFGSPLTLQELDTSSGVLLPFYDPDTGVVYLCGKGDSSIRYFEVTEEAPYVHYLSMYSSKESQKGMGYMPKRGLEVNKCEIARFYKLHERKCEPIVMTVPRKSDLFQEDLYPDTIGPEPSAEADDWFGGKDALPVLISLKDGFVATTKAKEFKVHKSLLKTTVSSAGAAQVDSDAGVKGDVSALLQELKALKASLEELSNRVSTLESKH